One region of Cottoperca gobio chromosome 19, fCotGob3.1, whole genome shotgun sequence genomic DNA includes:
- the LOC115024872 gene encoding serine protease 27-like codes for MGGVQSDQQEFCSDTMASRNWVCLLTFCILTAESHAQLDVCGTVPLNTRIVGGEDAPAGSWPWLISLQRFGSHVCGGSLINREWVMSAAHCFSSTSTSGWRVSLGRQNLQGSNPNEVSSTVAGIVLHPAYDIFNNDIALLRLSSPVKFTDYIRPVCLAASDSVFTNGTDSWVTGWGKVQEGVVSLLVGLSLPFPKTLQEVKLPVLGNRQCNCLHVGRVTDNMLCAGVLAGGKDSCQGDSGGPMVNQQGSVWVQSGIVSFGLGCARPNLPGVYSRVSRYQSWINSHIKSDKPGFVQFNSSGLDADSSYICPGLSPPLVTSAAATTTTTTTTATATTATATATTTTATATAATATATATAAKTSRFGMLGLTVK; via the exons atgggtgGAGTCCAG AGTGACCAACAAGAATTCTGCAGTGACACAATGGCTTCGAGGAACTGGGTCTGCCTATTGACTTTTTGCATTTTAACTGCAG AATCACATGCTCAGCTTGATG TATGTGGCACCGTTCCACTCAACACCAGGATAGTTGGAGGTGAAGACGCTCCAGCTGGAAGTTGGCCCTGGCTGATTAGTCTGCAGAGATTTGGCAGCCATGTTTGTGGTGGATCCCTCATCAACAGAGAGTGGGTGatgtctgctgctcactgctTCTCCAG TACGAGTACGTCTGGATGGCGGGTTTCTCTGGGTCGTCAGAACCTGCAGGGCAGTAACCCAAATGAAGTGTCCAGCACTGTTGCTGGGATAGTGTTACACCCTGCTTATGACATCTTCAACAACGACATTGCTCTGCTCAGACTCTCCTCACCAGTCAAATTCACAGACTACATCAGACCTGTGTGTCTGGCAGCCAGTGACAGTGTGTTCACCAACGGTACTGATAGCTGGGTCACTGGCTGGGGCAAGGTCCAGGAGGGAG TTGTCTCTCTTCTTGTTGGTCTCTCATTGCCGTTCCCTAAAACTCTTCAGGAAGTGAAGTTGCCAGTTCTAGGAAACAGACAGTGTAACTGTCTGCATGTCGGTAGAGTCACAGACAACATGCTCTGTGCTGGTGTTCTGGCAGGAGGCAAAGACTCATGTCAG GGTGACTCAGGAGGTCCGATGGTGAACCAGCAGGGCTCCGTCTGGGTCCAGTCTGGAATTGTTAGTTTTGGTCTTGGCTGTGCTCGGCCCAATCTGCCGGGAGTCTACTCCAGAGTGTCCCGTTACCAGTCCTGGATCAACTCCCACATCAAATCTGATAAGCCGGGCTTTGTCCAGTTCAACTCCAGTGGGCTGGATGCTGACAGCAGCTACATCTGTCCTGGTCTGTCACCTCCTCTTgttacttctgctgctgctactactactactactactactactgctactgctactactgctactgctactgctactactactactgctactgctactgctgctactgctactgctactgctactgctgccaAAACTTCAAGATTCGG GATGTTAGGGCTGACTGTGAAGTAG